From Eptesicus fuscus isolate TK198812 chromosome 13, DD_ASM_mEF_20220401, whole genome shotgun sequence, the proteins below share one genomic window:
- the LOC103302841 gene encoding olfactory receptor 52N5, translating into MLASNNSYVAPKSFILDGIPGLERVHVWISLPFCTMYIISLVGNLGLVYLIYHEESLHRPMYFFLAMLSLIDLFTCTTTLPNALCIFWFNLKEINFNACLVQMFFVHGFTGVESGVLMLMALDRYVAICYPLRYATILTNSIIAKAGLATFLRGVLLMIPFPFLVKRLPFCQSNIISHTYCDHMSVVKLSCASIKVNVIYGLMVALLIGVFDICCISVSYTMILRAVVNLSSADAQQKAFSTCTAHISAIIITYVPAFFTFFTHRFGGHTIPPSLHIIVANLYLLLPPTLNPIVYGVKTKQIRDSVIKLFRGEKGASIQDN; encoded by the coding sequence ATGCTGGCTTCCAACAATTCATATGTGGCTCCAAAATCTTTTATTCTTGATGGAATTCCTGGTCTGGAGAGAGTACATGTATGGATCTCCCTCCCATTCTGCACAATGTATATCATCTCCCTTGTGGGAAATCTTGGCCTTGTGTACCTCATTTATCATGAAGAGTCCTTACATCGTCCAATGTATTTCTTTCTGGCCATGCtctccctcattgacctctttaCCTGTACCACCACTCTACCCAATGCACTCTGCATCTTCTGGTTTAATCTCAAAGAAATTAACTTCAATGCCTGCTTAGTTCAGATGTTCTTTGTCCATGGGTTCACAGGTGTGGAGTCTGGTGTACTCATGCTCATGGCTCTGGACCGCTATGTGGCTATTTGCTACCCACTGCGTTATGCTACCATACTCACTAACTCTATCATTGCCAAAGCTGGGCTTGCCACCTTTTTGAGGGGTGTGTTGCTAATGATTCCCTTTCCATTCTTGGTCAAGCGTTTGCCCTTCTGCCAAAGCAATATTATCTCTCATACATATTGTGACCACATGTCAGTGGTGAAGTTATCCTGTGCTAGCATCAAGGTCAATGTCATTTATGGTCTGATGGTTGCCCTCCTGATTGGAGTGTTTGACATTTGCTGTATATCCGTGTCTTACACTATGATCCTCCGTGCAGTGGTCAACCTTTCATCAGCAGATGCTCAGCAGAAGGCCTTCAGCACCTGCACTGCCCATATATCTGCCATTATCATCACCTATGTTCCAGCATTCTTCACTTTCTTTACCCACCGTTTTGGAGGACACACTATTCCCCCTTCTCTTCACATTATTGTGGCtaatctttatcttcttcttcctccaacTCTGAACCCTATTGTTTATGGGGTAAAGACAAAGCAGATCCGTGACAGTGTCATAAAGCTCTTCCGGGGTGAGAAAGGTGCAAGCATTCAGGACAACTGA
- the LOC103302814 gene encoding olfactory receptor 52N2-like, translating into MHGANSTSLTPRYFILNGIPGLEASHIWISLPFCFMYIIALVGNCGLIYVIIHEEALHRPMYSFLALLSLTDVSGCTSFVPNMLGIFWFSLKEIDFNACLVQMFFIHMLTGMESGVLMLMALDRYVAICYPLRYSTILTNTTITKVGLATFSRNVLVMIPFTFLIKRLPFCRGNLIHHTYCDHMSVAKLSCGNIKINAIYGLIAATLIGGFDMFCISMSYTMIIRAVVNLSSADARHKAFSTCTSHICAIVITYVPAFFNFFTHRFGVHTIPHHVHIFIANLYLLLPPTLNPIVYGVKTKQIREGVIKLFFREKDILSMR; encoded by the coding sequence ATGCATGGAGCCAACAGTACCAGCCTGACACCAAGATACTTCATCCTCAATGGGATTCCTGGGCTGGAAGCCTCACACATCTGGATCTCCCTGCCATTCTGCTTCATGTATATCATTGCACTTGTGGGGAATTGTGGTCTCATATACGTCATCATCCATGAGGAGGCGCTACACCGACCCATGTATTCCTTCCTAGCCTTGCTGTCACTTACAGATGTTAGTGGGTGTACTTCATTTGTCCCCAATATGTTAGGTATCTTTTGGTTTAGTCTTAAAGAGATTGACTTTAATGCCTGCCTTGTGCAGATGTTTTTCATCCACATGCTGACAGGCATGGAGTCTGGAGTTCTCATGCTTATGGCCCTGGATCGCTATGTGGCCATTTGCTACCCTCTACGCTATTCCACCATCCTCACCAACACCACAATTACCAAGGTTGGGCTTGCCACCTTCTCTCGAAATGTGTTAGTCATGATCCCATTTACATTCTTGATCAAGCGTCTTCCTTTCTGCAGGGGCAACCTCATCCACCATACTTACTGTGACCATATGTCTGTGGCCAAATTATCCTGTGGCAACATCAAGATTAATGCTATTTATGGTCTCATAGCTGCCACATTGATTGGGGGGTTTGATATGTTCTGTATCTCCATGTCTTACACTATGATTATTCGTGCTGTAGTCAATCTGTCATCTGCAGATGCTCGACACAAAGCCTTCAGCACGTGTACATCGCACATATGTGCTATTGTCATCACCTATGTCCCAGCCTTCTTCAACTTCTTCACTCACCGCTTCGGGGTACACACCATACCACACCATGTCCACATTTTTATAGCCAATCTCTACCTGTTATTGCCTCCCACCTTGAACCCAATTGTCTATGGAGTGAAGACCAAGCAGATCCGTGAAGGAGTTATcaaattgttttttagagagaaagatatATTGAGTATGAGATAA